A DNA window from Gorilla gorilla gorilla isolate KB3781 chromosome 19, NHGRI_mGorGor1-v2.1_pri, whole genome shotgun sequence contains the following coding sequences:
- the PIRT gene encoding phosphoinositide-interacting protein: protein MTMETLPKVLEVDEKSPEAKDLLPSQTASSLCISSRSESVWTTTPRSNWEIYRKPIVIMSVGGAILLFGVVITCLAYTLKLSDKSLSILKMVGPGFLSLGLMMLVCGLVWVPIIKKKQKHRQKSNFLRSLKSFFLTR from the coding sequence ATGACGATGGAGACTCTCCCCAAGGTTCTAGAGGTCGATGAGAAGTCTCCAGAAGCCAAGGACCTGCTGCCCAGCCAGACCGCCAGCTCCCTGTGCATCAGCTCCAGGAGCGAGTCTGTCTGGACCACCACCCCCAGGAGTAACTGGGAAATCTACCGCAAGCCCATCGTTATCATGTCAGTGGGCGGTGCCATCCTGCTTTTCGGCGTGGTCATCACCTGCTTGGCCTACACCTTGAAGCTGAGTGACAAGAGTCTCTCCATCCTCAAAATGGTAGGGCCTGGCTTCCTGTCCCTGGGACTCATGATGCTGGTGTGCGGGCTGGTGTGGGTGCCCATcatcaaaaagaaacagaagcacaGACAGAAGTCGAATTTCTTACGCAGCCTCAAGTCCTTCTTCCTGACTCGCTGA